In Deltaproteobacteria bacterium, a single window of DNA contains:
- the tolQ gene encoding protein TolQ — protein MLSQSAAVSPTSPAVPEYSFWQAIMDAGMIEKAVLVILLGFSVISWAIIYFKWRGVKRAYRESETFLDSFWNSKRLDAIYQRSETLSASPVSQVFRAGYIELAKIKKSGKSEGEKAVTETDIGDLESIERSMRRTAAAELTSIEALVPFLATTGSTAPFIGLFGTVIGIMNSFQSIGAAGNANLATVAPGIGGALVATAFGLFAAIPAVIAYNFFLSKIRVLDIEMQNFSSDFLNIVKRHFF, from the coding sequence ATGCTCAGCCAGAGCGCCGCTGTAAGCCCTACAAGTCCTGCCGTTCCAGAATATAGCTTTTGGCAAGCAATTATGGATGCTGGCATGATCGAAAAGGCAGTATTGGTAATTTTGCTTGGTTTTTCAGTAATTAGCTGGGCGATTATCTACTTTAAATGGCGAGGCGTTAAACGCGCTTATCGTGAAAGCGAGACTTTTCTCGACTCATTTTGGAATTCAAAACGCCTTGATGCCATTTATCAACGCTCTGAAACCTTATCGGCGAGCCCTGTATCACAAGTGTTCCGTGCTGGTTATATTGAACTTGCTAAAATAAAAAAATCGGGCAAAAGCGAGGGAGAAAAAGCTGTCACTGAGACTGATATTGGTGACCTTGAAAGCATAGAACGCTCGATGCGACGTACCGCCGCCGCAGAATTAACTAGTATTGAAGCCTTGGTGCCATTCTTGGCTACCACTGGTTCAACGGCACCTTTCATCGGTTTATTTGGTACGGTTATCGGTATCATGAATTCATTTCAAAGTATCGGAGCAGCAGGCAACGCCAACTTGGCTACAGTCGCACCAGGTATCGGCGGCGCTTTAGTTGCAACTGCTTTTGGTCTATTTGCTGCAATTCCAGCAGTTATCGCTTATAACTTCTTTTTATCTAAAATCCGGGTACTCGATATCGAGATGCAAAATTTTTCTTCTGATTTCTTAAACATCGTTAAACGCCACTTCTTTTAA